A single genomic interval of Chlamydia sp. harbors:
- the lpxK gene encoding tetraacyldisaccharide 4'-kinase, giving the protein MKFSFFSGIRDFFRHFVISATSATSGALSDRLNWAVSLMAGAFSTFVRFRRKIARSPYRVRTTVVSVGNIVVGGTGKTPLVLWLAKTLNERGLSCAVLSRGYKGRYSKRKTSIIVDPAIHTASCVGDEPFLMAKYLPSGTVRIQKDRRALAEKSSGLFDILLLDDGFQYDRLHKDVEIVLVNGLDPFGGGAFFPKGRLRDFPDRLAKADYVIINGRCSPADQRELDRLNPHAKIVIEPQIAEIVWLNKSMDISWDHWEGLGVGVFCGLGFPKNFLNMLKDAGIHVLGTHLLPDHVGITKQELEIFCKKIILRQGVGILCTEKDSVKIGRFAEEISLPIGEVRMQFSCISNEGQMAAMLDAIEAIQRKKRVTT; this is encoded by the coding sequence ATGAAATTCAGTTTCTTTTCTGGTATCCGAGACTTTTTTCGTCACTTCGTTATCTCTGCGACTTCTGCGACTTCTGGGGCTTTGTCCGACCGTCTGAACTGGGCTGTAAGTCTCATGGCTGGGGCTTTTTCTACCTTTGTTCGGTTTCGACGTAAGATTGCAAGGTCTCCTTATCGAGTACGGACAACTGTTGTAAGTGTGGGAAATATTGTTGTTGGAGGGACAGGAAAGACTCCTTTAGTGTTATGGTTAGCCAAGACTTTAAATGAAAGAGGGCTTTCTTGTGCGGTTCTTTCAAGAGGATATAAAGGGAGATATAGTAAGCGCAAGACCTCTATTATTGTAGATCCTGCCATTCACACGGCTTCTTGTGTTGGTGATGAGCCATTTTTGATGGCAAAATATTTGCCTTCAGGAACTGTGAGAATACAAAAAGATCGGAGAGCTCTTGCTGAAAAGAGTTCTGGATTATTTGACATCTTATTGTTAGATGACGGCTTTCAATATGACCGTCTTCATAAAGATGTAGAAATTGTACTCGTGAACGGATTAGACCCTTTCGGGGGGGGAGCTTTTTTCCCAAAAGGAAGGCTTCGAGATTTTCCAGATAGGCTAGCTAAGGCGGATTATGTAATTATTAACGGCAGGTGCTCCCCTGCTGATCAGCGTGAGCTGGATCGATTGAATCCTCATGCAAAAATTGTTATTGAGCCGCAGATTGCTGAAATCGTTTGGTTGAACAAGTCTATGGATATCTCGTGGGATCATTGGGAAGGGTTAGGAGTTGGAGTATTTTGTGGGCTAGGATTTCCAAAAAATTTTTTGAATATGTTGAAGGATGCTGGAATACATGTTTTGGGGACCCATTTATTACCTGACCATGTGGGGATAACAAAACAGGAGTTAGAGATTTTTTGTAAAAAAATCATTTTGCGTCAAGGAGTTGGCATCCTATGTACAGAAAAGGATAGCGTGAAAATTGGAAGGTTTGCCGAGGAGATATCGTTGCCAATAGGAGAAGTTCGGATGCAGTTTTCTTGCATTAGCAATGAAGGACAAATGGCGGCCATGTTGGATGCAATAGAGGCTATCCAAAGGAAGAAAAGGGTGACTACATGA
- a CDS encoding dicarboxylate/amino acid:cation symporter, whose product MKLWMKIFIGLVVGVVCGLVLEDKAAFVKPFGDIFLNLLSMVVYPLVFCSMVLGIASISDMKKLGRIGLRSLGLYLGTTAVAIGIGLAFALFFCPGKGCDLQGFHTTDLLVSGEPGSTGFLTTFAKIFPSNPMRSFVEGNILQIIVFALFTGIAMRLAGEAARPVENIIHGCNEIMLRMVNMIMSFAPYGVAASMAWISGNHGLTVLLQLGKFLVAYYIACVCHAILVFGGLVRLGCGHSFTGFLSAMMDAISCAVSTASSSATLPVTMRCVSKNLGVSSEVAGFVLPLGATVNMNGTAIFQGMAAVFIAQAYNCPLSLTSLLLLVVTATFSAVGSAGVPGGGMITLGSVLASVGLPIQGIAVLAGIDRLRDIVGTPMNILGDAVVALYIADGEGEVSSPAKEETVLSQNG is encoded by the coding sequence ATGAAATTATGGATGAAAATCTTTATAGGCTTAGTTGTCGGAGTTGTTTGTGGTTTAGTTTTAGAAGACAAAGCAGCTTTTGTTAAGCCTTTTGGGGATATATTTTTAAATCTACTAAGCATGGTGGTGTATCCTCTAGTATTTTGCTCTATGGTTTTGGGTATTGCTTCGATTAGCGATATGAAGAAATTAGGGCGTATTGGACTAAGAAGTCTAGGTTTATACCTTGGAACAACAGCTGTTGCGATTGGAATTGGCTTGGCTTTTGCTTTGTTCTTTTGCCCCGGGAAGGGATGCGATCTTCAAGGGTTTCATACGACTGATCTCCTTGTTTCTGGCGAACCTGGAAGTACCGGCTTTCTGACTACGTTTGCGAAAATATTCCCTTCGAATCCTATGCGTTCTTTTGTCGAAGGGAATATTTTGCAAATTATTGTATTCGCATTGTTCACAGGGATTGCTATGCGCTTAGCTGGAGAGGCTGCTCGCCCTGTGGAGAATATCATTCATGGATGCAATGAAATTATGTTGCGCATGGTGAATATGATCATGTCTTTTGCTCCTTATGGAGTAGCGGCGAGTATGGCTTGGATATCTGGCAACCATGGATTAACTGTTCTGCTTCAGTTAGGAAAATTTCTTGTTGCGTATTATATAGCTTGTGTTTGCCACGCTATATTAGTTTTTGGTGGGCTAGTTCGACTGGGATGTGGGCATTCATTCACTGGATTTTTATCGGCTATGATGGATGCCATTTCTTGTGCCGTATCGACAGCAAGTAGTTCGGCAACGTTACCGGTCACTATGAGATGTGTGTCAAAGAATTTAGGAGTTTCTTCTGAAGTTGCTGGCTTCGTACTTCCTTTGGGAGCTACAGTAAATATGAATGGTACAGCAATTTTTCAAGGCATGGCAGCAGTTTTTATTGCTCAAGCATATAATTGTCCTCTGTCGTTAACCAGTCTTCTTCTTTTAGTTGTAACAGCAACGTTTTCTGCAGTGGGAAGCGCTGGCGTTCCTGGAGGAGGGATGATTACATTAGGCTCTGTACTAGCTTCTGTTGGATTGCCTATTCAGGGGATTGCCGTATTAGCTGGAATTGATCGTTTGCGGGATATCGTTGGGACTCCTATGAATATTCTGGGAGATGCCGTTGTTGCATTATATATTGCCGATGGGGAGGGAGAGGTATCTTCTCCTGCCAAAGAGGAAACGGTGCTTTCTCAAAATGGCTAA
- a CDS encoding dihydrolipoamide acetyltransferase family protein: MFEFRFPKIGETASGGIVVRWLKQVGDPIEKDEPLIEVSTDKIATELAPSQSGILEECLVQEGEEVFPGDILARLRETSIVDTPLDRTIEEKSCSKEKCVKDHDPQWFSPAVLGIAQREGLSFQELQAIAGTGIGGRVSRKDVEEYLANKKELRDSNCSKEENRIPMSPLRRAIASSLRQSSEEVPHASLVVDVDVTDLMNLIASERERFAAAHGVKLTITSFIIQCLAKSLEQFPLLNGSLDGDTIVVKKAVNVGVAVNLNKEGVVVPVIHNCQDRGLVSIAKALADLSSRARANKLDPSESKDGSVTVTNFGMTGALIGMPIIRYPEVAILGIGTIQKRVVVRDDDSLAIRKMMYVTLTFDHRVLDGIYGGEFLTALKNRLESVTMS; encoded by the coding sequence ATGTTTGAGTTTCGATTTCCAAAGATTGGAGAGACTGCATCTGGTGGCATAGTGGTTCGATGGTTGAAACAGGTCGGAGATCCTATTGAGAAAGATGAACCTTTGATTGAAGTCTCGACAGACAAGATTGCAACTGAGTTAGCTCCTTCACAATCAGGTATTTTAGAAGAATGTTTGGTTCAAGAAGGAGAAGAGGTTTTCCCTGGAGATATTTTGGCACGTTTGCGGGAAACTTCCATTGTGGATACTCCTTTGGATCGAACTATAGAAGAGAAGAGTTGTTCTAAAGAAAAGTGCGTTAAAGACCACGATCCTCAGTGGTTTTCTCCCGCAGTTTTGGGAATTGCACAACGAGAAGGGTTAAGTTTCCAAGAATTGCAAGCAATTGCAGGTACTGGGATTGGAGGGCGTGTCTCTCGAAAAGATGTAGAAGAATATCTCGCCAATAAAAAGGAGCTTAGAGACTCTAATTGCTCTAAGGAAGAAAATAGGATCCCGATGTCTCCTTTGCGTCGAGCTATAGCTTCTTCATTACGGCAATCTTCAGAAGAAGTTCCGCATGCTTCCTTGGTTGTCGATGTAGATGTTACGGACTTAATGAATCTTATTGCTTCGGAGAGAGAGCGTTTTGCTGCTGCTCATGGAGTTAAGCTTACTATAACAAGCTTCATCATACAATGTTTGGCTAAGTCTTTAGAGCAATTCCCACTTCTTAATGGATCTTTGGACGGAGACACAATAGTTGTGAAAAAAGCTGTGAATGTGGGAGTCGCTGTCAATTTGAACAAAGAAGGAGTTGTTGTTCCTGTTATTCACAATTGTCAGGATCGGGGATTAGTAAGTATCGCTAAAGCTCTAGCAGATCTTTCATCTAGAGCTCGAGCTAACAAGCTGGATCCCTCGGAATCTAAAGATGGGAGTGTGACTGTAACAAACTTTGGTATGACTGGTGCTCTTATTGGTATGCCTATTATTCGTTATCCTGAAGTAGCTATATTGGGAATAGGTACCATTCAGAAACGTGTTGTTGTACGTGATGATGATTCATTAGCTATTAGGAAAATGATGTATGTTACTTTGACTTTTGATCATCGAGTATTAGATGGGATTTATGGGGGGGAATTTTTAACCGCTTTGAAAAATCGTTTAGAGTCTGTTACGATGAGCTGA
- a CDS encoding KpsF/GutQ family sugar-phosphate isomerase, whose translation MYVPSVTEDLCLSIFHKQRNVISQYFASFHCDSVRRLAEKLLHHQGAVFFSGIGKSGCIARKLVATMQSFGERAFFLSGDLLHGDLGVVAPSDIVCLFSNSGETREILEWVPHLRQRQVFLVGITSSSCSSLAVLADFIVTLPKLEELDPFNLMPTTSTTCQLLFADLLAMTVLSCRKFSLSDYGKNHPSGQIGLKANGKVSDYFSPRTEVPFCSPLTTVSEALTILSSYEYGCVCVVNEHFELLGIFTDGDLRRALSESGGDILTYPLQKVMTKKPKVIAEDSDVLLGIEMMESGNPVTVLPVVDAQYQRFVVGLLHMHTLARAGLL comes from the coding sequence ATGTACGTGCCTAGCGTTACAGAAGACCTTTGTTTGAGTATCTTTCATAAACAAAGAAACGTGATTTCACAGTATTTTGCGAGCTTTCATTGTGATAGTGTTCGTCGCCTTGCAGAGAAGCTTTTGCATCATCAGGGCGCTGTGTTTTTTTCTGGAATAGGGAAGAGCGGATGTATTGCTCGTAAATTGGTTGCAACTATGCAATCGTTTGGTGAGCGAGCTTTTTTCCTTTCAGGAGATCTTCTTCATGGAGATTTGGGAGTTGTTGCGCCGAGTGATATTGTTTGTCTATTTTCGAATAGCGGAGAGACTCGAGAGATTCTTGAGTGGGTTCCACACTTGAGGCAGCGACAAGTTTTTCTAGTTGGTATTACTTCTTCTTCCTGTTCTAGTTTAGCTGTTCTTGCAGATTTTATTGTTACGTTGCCTAAGTTAGAAGAGCTGGATCCTTTTAATCTTATGCCTACAACCTCAACTACTTGTCAATTACTTTTTGCTGACCTTTTAGCCATGACAGTTTTATCTTGTCGGAAGTTTTCTTTATCAGATTATGGGAAAAATCATCCTAGTGGGCAGATAGGTTTGAAAGCAAATGGTAAAGTCAGCGATTATTTTTCTCCCAGAACGGAAGTTCCTTTTTGCTCACCGCTCACTACTGTTTCTGAAGCGCTTACCATATTATCTTCGTATGAGTATGGATGTGTCTGTGTAGTCAATGAGCATTTTGAGCTGTTAGGAATATTTACGGATGGAGATTTGCGTCGAGCACTTTCTGAATCTGGGGGGGACATTTTGACTTATCCGTTACAGAAGGTAATGACGAAAAAACCTAAAGTGATTGCTGAAGATTCAGATGTGTTATTAGGAATAGAAATGATGGAATCAGGAAATCCAGTGACGGTGTTACCTGTAGTCGATGCTCAGTACCAGCGTTTCGTCGTTGGGCTACTACACATGCACACGCTAGCGCGGGCAGGGTTGCTATAG
- a CDS encoding zinc ribbon domain-containing protein yields MHDALQSILAIQELDIKMIRLMRVKKEHQNELAKIQTLKTDIRRKVEEKEQEMEKLKDQIKGGEKRIQEISDQINKLENQQAAVKKMDEFNALTQEMTAANKERRTLEHQLSDLMDKQASGEDLLVSLKESLASTESSSNAIEEEIRENIRKINEEGRSLLNQRTQLKEVTDPELFSVYERLLNNKKDRVVVPIENRVCSGCHIALTPQHENLVRKQDHLVFCEHCSRILYWQELQASAIEGATTKRRRRRAAV; encoded by the coding sequence ATGCATGACGCCCTCCAAAGTATTTTGGCTATCCAAGAGCTCGATATTAAAATGATCCGGCTGATGCGGGTCAAAAAAGAACATCAAAATGAGCTCGCTAAAATTCAAACTTTAAAAACGGATATCCGTCGCAAAGTGGAAGAAAAAGAACAAGAGATGGAGAAGCTAAAAGATCAGATCAAAGGTGGAGAAAAACGTATTCAAGAAATTTCTGATCAGATTAATAAGTTAGAAAATCAGCAAGCTGCTGTAAAGAAAATGGATGAGTTCAATGCTTTGACTCAAGAAATGACTGCAGCGAACAAAGAGCGGCGAACCCTAGAACATCAACTTAGCGATCTGATGGATAAACAAGCAAGCGGTGAAGATCTCCTTGTCTCTTTAAAGGAGAGTTTAGCTTCCACAGAGAGTAGTAGTAATGCTATTGAAGAGGAAATTCGCGAAAACATTCGAAAAATCAATGAAGAGGGACGTTCTTTATTGAACCAAAGAACACAACTTAAAGAAGTCACCGATCCAGAGTTATTTAGCGTTTATGAACGACTCCTCAATAATAAGAAGGACCGTGTTGTTGTCCCTATTGAGAATCGTGTATGCAGCGGCTGTCATATAGCCCTTACCCCGCAGCACGAGAATTTAGTTCGCAAGCAAGATCACCTTGTATTTTGTGAACATTGCTCAAGAATCCTTTACTGGCAAGAGCTTCAGGCTTCAGCTATAGAGGGCGCAACAACGAAACGTCGGCGGCGGCGCGCTGCGGTATAA